In Miscanthus floridulus cultivar M001 chromosome 5, ASM1932011v1, whole genome shotgun sequence, one genomic interval encodes:
- the LOC136451108 gene encoding PH, RCC1 and FYVE domains-containing protein 1-like, which translates to MSDVSSDLGGIRAGPVERDIEQAITALKKGAYLLKYGRRGKPKFCPFRLSNDESVLIWFSGKEEKHLRLSHVSRIIPGQRTAIFQRYPRPEKECQSFSLISHDRSLDIICKDKDEAEVWFAGLKTLISRCHQRKWRTESRSDILSSGATSPRTYTRRSSPLSSPFSSNDSIHKDGSDNYRLRTPYGSPPKNGLEKAFSDVMLYAVPPRGFFPSDSNAGSVHSMSSGHSDNTNGHPRGVPMDAFRVSYSSAVSSSSHGSGHDDGDALGDVFIWGEGTGEGILGGGGSRVGSSSGAKMDCLVPKPLEFAVRLDVQNISCGGRHAALVTKQGEIYSWGEESGGRLGHGVDCDVSQPKLIDALSHMNIELVACGEYHTCAVTLSGDLYTWGDGTFKFGLLGHGNDVSHWVPKHVNGPLEGIHVSSISCGPWHTALVTSAGQLFTFGDGSFGVLGHGDRESISVPREVESLKGLRTVRAACGVWHTAAVVEVMAGNSSSSNCSSGKIFTWGDGDRGRLGHGDKEPKLVPTCVAALVEPNFCQVACGHCLTVALTTSGHVYTMGSAVYGQLGNAQADGMLPVRVEGKLHKNFVEEISCGAYHVAVLTSRTEVYTWGKGANGRLGHGDAEDRNTPTLVEALKDKQVRSVVCGINFTAAICIHKWVSGVDQSMCSGCRQPFNLRRKRHNCYNCALVFCHSCSSKKSLKASLAPNTNKPYRVCDTCYSKLTKGLETDMHSSAKRAATVPGFSDTIEEDLETRSNAQLSRLSSMESFKHLDSRYSKKNKKFEFNSTRVSPVPNGSSHWSGLNISRSFNPVFGSSKKFFSASVPGSRIVSRATSPISRRASPPRSTTPTPTLGGLTSPRVVPNDGKPTNDALSQEVLNLRSQVESLTRKSQLLEVELERTTKQLKEAISIAGEETAKCKAAKEVIKSLTAQLKGMAERLPGGAAKNTKLPPLPGISIPSDISSMATESVGSPSSSGEQIITGHNGLLASNGPSSVRNKTSHPEVGKNGSRPPDAESCHDAEWVEQDEPGVYITLTALPGGARDLKRVRFSRKRFSETQAEQWWQENRARVYQQYNVRVVDKSTASIDNDIAAN; encoded by the exons GCCATCACTGCTCTCAAGAAAGGAGCATACTTGCTGAAGTATGGGCGTAGAGGAAAGCCCAAGTTTTGTCCATTTAGGTTATCCAAT GATGAATCTGTACTGATATGGTTCTCAGGGAAAGAAGAGAAACATCTAAGGTTGAGCCATGTATCCAGGATAATTCCTGGGCAACGGACT GCAATTTTTCAGAGATATCCACGGCCTGAGAAGGAATGCCAGTCTTTTTCTCTAATTTCACATGATAGGTCATTGGATATA ATATGCAAAGATAAAGATGAAGCTGAAGTATGGTTTGCTGGGCTGAAAACACTGATTTCACGTTGTCACCAAAGAAAATGGAGAACTGAATCTAGAAGTGATATCCTTTCCTCTGGTGCAACTAGTCCGAGGACTTACACACGACGGAGTTCTCCTTTGAGTTCACCTTTCAGCAGCAATGACAGCATCCACAAG GATGGCAGTGACAATTACCGACTCCGTACTCCATATGGGAGCCCACCAAAGAATGGATTGGAGAAGGCATTTTCTGATGTCATGTTGTATGCAGTTCCTCCCAGGGGTTTCTTTCCATCAGATTCTAATGCTGGATCAGTCCATTCTATGTCTTCTGGACACTCGGATAACACAAATGGGCACCCCAGAGGCGTCCCAATGGATGCTTTCCGAGTCAGTTATTCAAGTGCCGTTAGTTCATCTAGTCATGGTTCtggtcatgatgatggtgatgctttAGGCGATGTTTTCATATGGGGAGAAGGAACCGGGGAAGGAATTCTTGGCGGTGGTGGTTCAAGAGTTGGAAGCTCCTCAGGCGCAAAAATGGACTGCCTTGTACCAAAACCATTAGAATTTGCCGTGCGACTTGATGTGCAGAACATATCTTGTGGAGGAAGGCATGCTGCACTTGTTACTAAACAAGGTGAGATATACTCATGGGGTGAGGAATCAGGGGGACGGCTTGGTCATggtgttgattgtgatgtgtCACAGCCAAAACTTATTGATGCTCTTTCTCATATGAACATTGAGCTTGTAGCATGTGGTGAATACCACACTTGTGCTGTTACACTATCTGGAGATCTTTACACATGGGGGGATGGCACATTTAAATTTGGGCTTTTGGGTCATGGAAATGATGTCAGTCACTGGGTACCAAAGCACGTGAATGGACCATTAGAGGGTATACATGTTTCATCAATTTCATGTGGACCTTGGCATACAGCCCTAGTAACTTCCGCTGGACAGCTTTTCACATTTGGTGATGGATCTTTTGGGGTTCTGGGCCATGGAGATCGTGAGAGTATCTCGGTCCCCAGGGAAGTTGAATCTCTCAAAGGGCTACGCACGGTGCGGGCAGCTTGTGGTGTTTGGCACACTGCTGCAGTTGTAGAAGTCATGGCTGGGAATTCAAGTTCTAGCAATTGTTCTTCTGGTAAGATATTTACATGGGGTGATGGTGATAGAGGTCGCTTAGGTCATGGTGACAAGGAACCAAAACTTGTCCCAACTTGTGTGGCTGCTTTGGTGGAGCCCAATTTTTGTCAGGTTGCTTGTGGGCATTGCTTGACAGTAGCCCTAACAACTTCTGGGCATGTGTATACAATGGGCAGTGCTGTCTATGGTCAACTTGGGAATGCACAAGCTGATGGTATGCTTCCTGTGCGTGTTGAAGGGAAGCTACACAAAAACTTTGTGGAGGagatttcatgtggtgcttatcATGTGGCTGTATTGACTTCTAGGACTGAGGTATACACATGGGGAAAAGGTGCAAATGGGCGGTTAGGTCATGGCGATGCTGAAGATAGGAATACTCCTACATTGGTTGAAGCACTGAAAGATAAGCAAGTCAGAAGTGTTGTTTGTGGAATTAATTTCACTGCAGCAATATGCATTCACAAATGGGTATCTGGAGTTGATCAATCAATGTGCTCAGGTTGCCGTCAGCCATTCAACTTGAGGAGAAAACGTCATAATTGCTACAACTGTGCTCTAGTATTTTGTCATTCCTGCAGCAGTAAAAAATCTCTGAAGGCTTCATTAGCACCTAATACAAACAAGCCTTACCGTGTCTGTGATACCTGCTACAGCAAACTGACAAAGGGACTTGAGACAGATATGCATTCTTCAGCGAAGCGGGCTGCTACTGTACCAGGATTCAGTGATACAATCGAGGAGGATCTGGAAACAAGGTCAAATGCTCAACTATCAAGGTTGTCGTCAATGGAATCTTTTAAGCATTTAGATAGCAGATattccaagaaaaataagaagTTTGAATTTAATAGCACCCGTGTTTCCCCTGTTCCTAATGGGAGTTCACATTGGAGTGGACTAAACATTTCAAGATCTTTCAATCCTGTATTTGGATCTTCAAAGAAGTTTTTCTCAGCATCAGTTCCTGGATCTAGAATTGTTTCTAGGGCAACATCACCTATTTCAAGAAGAGCAAGCCCTCCACGATCTACAACACCAACACCTACTCTGGGTGGTCTAACATCTCCAAGAGTTGTTCCCAACGATGGCAAGCCAACAAATGATGCATTAAGCCAAGAGGTTCTGAATTTGaggtctcag GTGGAGAGTCTTACCAGGAAGTCTCAACTCCTAGAAGTGGAGCTGGAAAGAACTACCAAACAATTGAAGGAAGCTATTTCCATTGCCGGTGAGGAAACTGCGAAGTGCAAGGCAGCAAAGGAAGTAATCAAGTCACTCACTGCACAA TTGAAGGGGATGGCAGAGAGATTACCTGGAGGAGCAGCCAAGAACACTAAGTTGCCACCTCTTCCTGGAATTTCCATTCCAAGTGACATTTCGTCTATGGCTACGGAGAGTGTGGGCAGCCCAAGCAGCTCTGGAGAACAAATCATAACTGGTCATAATGGATTGCTTGCTTCTAATGGACCAAGTTCTGTTAGGAATAAGACGAGCCATCCAGAAGTAGGCAAGAATGGAAGTAGGCCGCCTGATGCTGAATCTTGCCATGATGCTGAATGGGTAGAGCAAGATGAACCAGGTGTTTACATTACTCTCACCGCATTGCCTGGAGGCGCCAGAGATCTCAAGCGGGTTCGGTTCAG cCGGAAGAGATTCAGTGAGACACAAGCAGAACAGTGGTGGCAGGAGAACCGGGCGAGGGTATACCAGCAGTACAATGTCCGCGTGGTTGACAAATCAACCGCCAGTATCGACAATGACATTGCGGCTAACTGA